One Misgurnus anguillicaudatus chromosome 20, ASM2758022v2, whole genome shotgun sequence DNA segment encodes these proteins:
- the LOC141351435 gene encoding E3 SUMO-protein ligase ZBED1-like has translation MLRHYRAKHEQSGGSMENSSSQVNRKQQLDEALVDMIVEDSQPFSIVDDSGFKAFVAKLDPTYALPSRQALKVMVDHKYEEQKQKAMAELQKTEGVSLTADMWTSINMDAYLAVTCHYVDDKDNLATVLLGVRSFPKAHTAENLAEVKRLLFEEWGIQSKIKSLVTDAASNMIAIANNLKIRHVICIAHALNLVVKKSLDATPGLEDIRTRARRMVTYFKTSTTAKERLREKQEQMARPVKKLILEVDTRWNSTYLMLQRIYEEREPVGAALATLRTDVAPLTSEEYFAISECMKVLAPFQVATVELSEEKRVSGSKVIPMMKMLRYTINETLKTISNDTAMQLGQNLSRRLADKFSALESTSVLTLATLLDPRFKTFGFHNHTGPDDQLNLWELLDNDASNARRNKSATSDARGPALHDRSPTAAFC, from the exons ATGCTGAGGCATTATAGGGCTAAGCATGAGCAGTCTGGAGGGTCAATGGAAAACTCCAGCTCTCAAG TGAATCGCAAGCAACAGCTTGATGAGGCTCTAGTGGACATGATTGTGGAGGATTCACAGCCTTTCTCTATTGTGGATGACAGTGGCTTTAAAGCATTTGTGGCTAAGCTTGACCCCACTTATGCACTACCATCCAGGCAGGCTCTGAAGGTCATGGTGGACCACAAATATGAGGAGCAGAAGCAGAAGGCCATGGCTGAGCTACAGAAGACAGAGGGTGTGAGCCTAACTGCAGATATGTGGACCTCTATTAATATGGATGCGTATCTGGCCGTTACATGCCATTATGTAGATGACAAGGATAACCTTGCCACAGTACTTCTGGGGGTACGGTCATTTCCAAAAGCTCACACTGCGGAGAACCTTGCAGAGGTCAAGAGGTTGCTCTTTGAAGAATGGGGTATACAGAGCAAAATAAAATCCCTGGTCACTGATGCTGCTTCAAATATGATAGCCATTGCCAACAACTTAAAGATTAGGCATGTTATATGCATCGCACATGCCTTGAATTTGGTAGTCAAGAAGTCCCTTGATGCAACTCCTGGTCTGGAAGATATTAGAACAAGAGCACGAAGGATGGTGACTTACTTTAAGACCAGTACCACAGCAAAAGAGCGGCTCAGAGAGAAACAGGAACAAATGGCACGTCCAGTGAAGAAGCTGATTCTGGAGGTTGATACACGCTGGAACAGTACCTATTTAATGCTTCAGCGTATATATGAAGAGAGAGAACCAGTGGGTGCAGCACTGGCTACACTGAGAACTGATGTGGCTCCTCTGACATCAGAAGAATATTTTGCAATATCTGAGTGCATGAAAGTGCTAGCCCCATTCCAGGTGGCCACCGTTGAACTTTCTGAGGAGAAGAGAGTATCTGGCTCTAAGGTCATTCCCATGATGAAAATGTTGCGATACACAATAAATGAAACCCTCAAAACCATTTCCAATGACACTGCAATGCAGCTGGGACAGAATCTGTCAAGAAGATTAGCAGATAAATTTTCAGCCCTTGAATCAACAAGTGTTTTGACACTAGCTACACTGCTAGATCCaagatttaaaacatttggtTTTCATAATCATACAGGCCCAGACG ATCAGTTGAACCTTTGGGAACTGCTGGACAACGATGCAAGTAATGCAAGGAGGAACAAAAGTGCAACATCAGATGCAAGAGGTCCAGCGCTACATGACCGATCCCCCACTGCAGCGTTCTGCTGA